Within the Salvia hispanica cultivar TCC Black 2014 chromosome 4, UniMelb_Shisp_WGS_1.0, whole genome shotgun sequence genome, the region AAATGGCCTTAATTTAGTAATCATTTGAATCTTGTCCCGTTTGAACAGACTGCTCTTCAACGTATCTAATTATCACAAAGCGTTGAGTCAATGAAATAGGACTCCCCCAACCCCCATTATGCGTGTTATTATAAGACGTTCCTTATTCATTTtccaatttcacttttactaaccaatttctttcatattaatttttttcacactttttatatttcaaaaatgatGTACTTAGTCAAAATAGGAACAAATAATAGTATCGTATAGgataaaattccaaattttacgatattacaaaattaaaataattaattaaaataattttaaaatccaaataataaaattaaagtatattaaaattaaatctaactaataaagttaaaataattaaaataattattttttaataaatttaagtatgcagtaatattttttatcataaaaaataattattaatagtattaattatatttttactaataaaattaaaattataatatttttttaattaataaaaataataatttaataaaacatgTTATACCGTAGAATAGAAATTTGAACCCCTTAAAACTcaaataagtactcccttgttacttttaaaaaaaatatactattactTATTCTCTtgctctttctctttcttattttcttaaatttataatttcttcttttcacataatctttaaataatgtatttaaaaaaaacgtctTGACCAGCTGAAAACCAAGGAAACACTAATTTGTTAATTGTCATCAAATGGTAGTCTTATCTTATGTACAATCATTATGAACAACGATGCAATATAGAAAAGTgggaataataaaaagatttatTCTCTCCAACCCAAAGATTCAATTTAAACACAGaccttgttttttttataacaaataGACATACGATTGGTGTAGccaaattgattttttttatagcaaATAGacatacatattttatagctaaattgatagaaatttaaaggTCATGTTATAAACACAaacatgtatttatttttatgtttgctcACCTTTGGAATTGAGAGTCAACAAGATCGTGAATAGAGACGGTGAAGACTGGTTAGAGTTTGTGGATTTCCGACAATAGTCTAAGGTGATTTAGACTGATTGGAGTGTAAAAAAATCTTCTTTATgcttaatttaaattagttgtggattattactataaaaaaaaattaatcaacaattttgcctccatttaataattattgatatcatatatatttgaattcattcaAGTTCTCAAATTGCATTCATAGAACATttaatacttttaaatttCCAGATATCTTTCTACAAAAAAGTATGCGCACTTGATTGACATATTACATTTATAAACAATCGACAATCTCACCCTTAagtagatctatagatatatataaacatataatcaatgaataaaatatatttaaattagttgtagattattatattataaagtTTAATTAACAACTTTGCTTCCATTTGATGATTAATGATATCATATAcagtatatttgaattaatcaaGTTCTCAAATTGCATGGATGGAACATataatgtatttaaatttctggATATCTTTGCACGAAAAAATATGCGCGCTTGAttgacaaattaaatttatagacaatcccataattaaataatacttcatccaGTCAGTAGAAATATGTAAGAGTATCCGTAATGGTGCttaggtcagccataggccagccattctctctcctgccacgtcagcaacactaaaaaatctacctgtcacatcagatttaggccagccgcaataaaaataattcaaaatatactacatttacgaaattaaaattacgattaaaatactgaattaaatttacgagacatatacggaaaaattcattaattttatttaaataaaaaaaagtacattaactaaaaatcataaaaataacataataaaaaaaaaaatccgggcttccacacacgagccaccttGAATctgttttaggttttaattttgtattgggctagttgttgttgtccatcgctagatgttgctcttgtacataaatttagagatagagaaaatcgcgtttatatagtttttcaaaaattaaaaaaaaaagaattaattttttttttttttttaaaaaagaattaaaaaaaattaaaaaaaagaattaaaaaaaaacaaaattcggcgctggccgatcgggccgccacaatggcggccagcgcatcggccagcgaagccagcgatcggccagcccacgccgatcggcTCGCCGATTTCGCGCTGGCcgactccaatggttcggctagccgatcggccagcgcgacgaatcggctagccggtcgctagccgaccattgcggatgctctaatatagGATTCACACATGTTTTAATGCGTAactggtaaagtaagagatgatgagaaaaagtagttgaaattgaaTAGTGATAAAGGagagttaatttttttttaatttatttttaactaaaatgaTTTGTTactctaaataaaaatattactactattttttttattctctcttcacttagcatataaaataaaattacataaaatcttgtgccgtcCGAGTAaggaatagagggagtatttcgTATTCTCACAAAATtcagtaaataaataaatcaatgaaTTAATCATTCTTCATATGTACACCAAtttaaaaattccaaaataaaatcctaaaactAAATATTGAGAAAATTTCCAAGGCGCGACTTCTTCAAAGGGTGTGGACTTTCAACTTCATCGTCGACCCAAAATTCCGGCTTAGCCGGCAGGTTCAAGTCGAAGTTCCGGACCGATCCCGTGGACCCCGCCCCGTCCGACGTCGTCGTCACGCCGCTGCTCCCGCCGTCGTAGTGGCGCCGCTTGTGGCCTCCCAAGGCCTGCCCCGTGGGAAAGCTCTTGTGGCATATGGAGCACTCATGCATCCTCCCTCCGCCGCTCGCCGCCGCGGCCGTGCCGGCCGCGGCGGCGGCGTGATCGGTGCTGAGCTTGCGGTGGCTGGCCTTGTGGCCTCCCAAGGCCTGGTAGGACCCGAAAGCCTTGTCGCAGACAGAGCACTTATGCACGAGCTTGGAAGGATCCGCACCGGGCGCTTTCGCTGAGGTGGAGGTGGGGCCGCCGCGAGCGAGCATGACGAGGCAGAGAGCCAGGTACTCCTCCTCGGTGCGGGGGCGCTTAGAGCGCTTTCCCTTGCTCCAGGGCAGGGTTGATGCGCTGTCGAAGTCAAATGCTGACTTCGACAGTGCAGTAACTCCTGTGGGGGAACTCAGAGCTTCGAGTGCCATTAATTTCAAAGGCTTTGACTAGTTGAaacagtatttttttttcttggacGAATTGAACCCTAGACCTCTAAACAGATTCGTATCGATTTGAAGAGTGGAGTAGTAGCTAGGATGTCTGAAGAAGATTGAGATATGGAATTGAAGAGTGAGATTAGgcttatatatacatatttgaGGGTGGGAAGTTGCGTGACAAGTGTGAGGAAAGTGAAACGGTTACTCAACACACTAAGGAAAAGGCAACAATATAATTGCTTGGGGGGCAAGTGGAAGCTAATAGGAgtgtatatgtgtgtgtgggtGACCGACTCATTCGCGTCAAAACCTTCTACGCGTTCTTCTTATTCACATTTCCATGTCATAGTTGCCGCATCATGTAATAATACCATCATTTTCTAccaactaactttttaaatcatattaattagatatttgtgggaaatttcaatattatttgtaaaGGGTGGACTATGGTGCCACTATAGATAgtataacaccataccaccaatatagtccgttagatctcatttATGGATGTCTgggattaagtttcgtgaaaaaacacgaGTTTGCAGTCTattgtattagatattgcagtcgtggtaaactgcaatattgttgtggtaagactgcaatattcaatgaacaacactgcaatctggtaacgtaaaattagaaatttcttattttacccctccgtgtttttacacgtggcagcatgacaagcacacgattttcagatccaatggcctaaaataGTGGTACGGTATTATaataaagagggttgtcatcttaattACATCCcaaataatatacaaaaataactttatttcgTGTTTAGGAAGAAAAGGGATGTGGGGTGTGTAGTTGTAGCAGAAGAGCAGCCAGCCAATAGCAAGtggatattttttgttaagtGGGCATTTGTGGGTGGCGGCTAATGACATAGATATTGTTCATGAACTTACACATATAATTGAGATTGAAATTGACTTATGACTTTTTACATGATTCTTAGAACCTCCCAAAACTCTTCAATTGTAGGTGTATTTCActtgtgtttaaaatattaattttggacTGGTCATAGGTTGATAGTTACCAACTTGTTGCCAAGGGATGGTCAAAACGGAGAATTTGTACATGtcgtttcattttattatagtcTAGCAACATTTTGGACTAATCTACACTCTGTTAGCCCTAATACTAGATAACAAATTGTATGATCACTTGTGGGTAGAGTATGGGAACAAgaggggaaaaaataaataacatttcAAATGTAATGTTTACACACCAAATTGCAAGATATATgcccaattattttattatatatgaaCCACAAAATGCTCTAAGCCAGCAAATGGTAAGTTCAAGATTCGATTAAAACCCAAACCCGGCACAATCCCAACTTAATTAATCATCTCTATGATTTTTTCTTCTATCATTATATCTTTTCTTTGTAAGAATACTCAACAGAGACTTCTAGAAGACTAGAAGTTCGACTTGACTTGTAACTAAGGCAGCTAGGTTGGAACActtaaatcaattttcaaaattggatTATGATGGGTGTATTTATGTGACCTCGTGAGTCGTGGAAGCTTCGAAATACATGTACACACTCAAACtcaatagtaatatttaaaaatactccggaaaatgatcaatacaaaaatgcatCTCAATACGAAATCCAGACCAAATCCTGACCATGAgattttttcaatctaatggtcaataattaaagaaaaacacggTGGGTCACTATAAAGAAGTTTtgggtcatattataaaatttggatttgaggtaatgttaagatcattttatatCATCCTTattataatgacataaaaataagcttaCGATGATCTAAAAATGACCTCTGTATGCTTAGttatgtatttttgtattaagaatGAGTTTTACATAGATCAAAACTCTACTCCGTAGTACTTATGTTGGACATCAATTTCATGATATACGTGATATTTGTTTACtcgtttttatttatttttattattctagtgtagaattataattaaagtTGGGATAAGGAAGAAAGAAGTTATCTTAGTATGCGAAGCTTcgtggagtactatttatggCGGCGCACAGTTCAGACCGTTTGGACATAGTTTTAGATAAGTCCAAGTCCAAACAATAATTAGCTAAGCAATGACTTAATTAAAACTTCGATGACTTAACTCATAGTATTTGATTGTTCAGCTACGTCATGTAGATTTATCTTCATCAAAACCATCGTCCACTAAGATCAAATAGAGCAAttgtcacaaaattaacatGAAAGAACACTATCTCATGAATCTAGGAGATGAAATTCGTGAGATCGGACACTGCGAATACGATCGTTGCTAGCGTCGGAAGACATACAAACAAAGAATGAAAGTAAACTCTGATCCCAAAGGGTACAAACAAAGAATGAAAGTAAACTCTGATCCCAAAGGGTTGTGTTGAGCTACTGCACCGTAAAATCGACGACAACTTCAAAGACTGAATTTAATGTAGTTTACGACCCTCGTGGGCTAATAGTGGGATGGATGGACCACATCCCAACTAGATAAAAGAGAGCTAAACCAAACATCAATGGATTTATCTATGGTCCAAATAACCCTTGCATTTAGCTAAAGGCCCAGTTTAATTTGGACCAAgacctaatttttttaaataaatatactaacaTTCCAAACTAAACCatccaaaaaagaaattcatCCACGACTCTGTCGACTAAGccacaaaaatttcaaatttagcCAAATAAGTATTTGTCTTGGCAATCTTAATGCAAATACAAACAATCTAGCCACAAAAATGCAGTTAGATTTGTACTATTTGTGGTCCAACCCGAGCCAGCCCTTTCTACTTCACGGCAGTGTAGACCACTTCTGTAATTTAGTAGTGGATGTCCTCACGATTATAATATCATGTGTGaattacttaaaaaaacatgtttcTTGTCCATTTATGTTTTGGTATGGATAAGATTTACTTTTCTActagtggagtagtatatttatgtAAGAGACAAAAGTATTGTAGTTATTTTACATTCCTCCtaggggtggcgaaacgggtagcgggtaacGGGTAATTCCTATCCCGACCCGATATACGTGCTACCCACATATACTACTaccacacacacatatataatatatataggtgtAACACAAACACACCCCCATACAAATATACAGTACAGTACAcatacattttaaaatatacaatcaCAACCACaaatagattttaaaaaaattaggacAGACTCGGGTCGGGTACACGCAGCGTCGGGTgcgggatacccgactcgggtatcggGTCATACCCGACTCCAGTGCGGGATGGGTGTCGGGACAACCATTTTGTCCGAAACGAGTAGCGGATACCCGACTTATCGGatgcgggtacccgcgggtacccgtttcgacacccctaatTCCTCCACTTTTGACTTCTTTTCACGCATGAAACATGCCTTCGTATTTCCATCAACATGCCTTCATATACCATCGAATCCAAATATTATATAGAAACATCATCCACAAGTACCACtttctctttaatttcattaaattatactagtacaattgaataaacaacacatgcatattttgttatgtttgaGAAAGTTGATTTGGAGAGATGAAAATACTCCCTCAATCCGGactaattgtcactctttttcattttatttcgtCCCTCAATAATTaccacactttatttttaccataaatggtaagtaagtctcacattccactaaccatttcactcacattttattataaaacaaatataaaaaagtggattcCACATTCTAACTTTTTctacaacttttttttatatttcttaaatctcatttCTGGTCAAAGATGACAATTAGTCGAggacggaggaaatattaGTTAGAAAAACTAATCTCGAATAATATTGTGCCAATATAATCTTGGATAGAAAATCATCAGATATTAACATCTCGATattcaaaatctcaaatttcCACAATATACCCTCTTAAAACCCTGCGGCATACACCCTCTCAGCGGTCTCTTCCCAAAATCGACGAGGGCAAAATCGTCTTTCCGTTTTCCCCAAATCATATTTCTTCTTTACCTAACACTGAAGCAGTCAGCAGTAAGCAGCAGAACTGATCCGCTTAGCTACGGCCGCTTAACTGGTGGCGCAACCCTACCGGAGCGTCGCAGAATCAGCGGAGCAGCCATGGCCACATCAACCGCCGACGTCCCCGACCAACGCATTGCTCGGATCGCCTCCAGTATTCGTGTCATACCTGATTTCCCCAAACCTGGTGACGCACTTCAATTTTCTCGATCTTCGATTTCGTTTGCGTGAATTTGGATCACAcgattgaattgaaattgagtTGTTTGCAAAACTGTCGGCAGGGATTATGTTTCAGGATATAACGACGCTGCTGCTTGATCCTAAGGCGTTTAAGGATACCATCGATTTGTTTGTTGAGAGATATAGAGATAAGAACATCAATGTTATTGCCGGTATGTTTCGTCTCCTTCCGAAATTAAGcagaattgttttttttattgtgagaAAGTAGTTTTGCTTTTCTAGTTGTTGCTTAGAAGATAGAGAGGGTTTTATAATAGCCAATGTGTTTAGAGATAAAATTGAGGGGGAGTGTGATGTATTGGAATTTGGAAGGTAGGGCTGCACTAAAGTTTCTCAAGCCAAACTAAAACTGTGAAGACAGGTCCATAAATTTTAGGCTCTAATTGGAAgttgaatttgtgtttttttatgaatgtaACACCATCAGGTTTCTTACAGGTATTGAAGCAAGGGGCTTTATATTCGGTCCTCCGATCGCATTGGCTATTGGTGCAAAGTTTGTTCCAATGAGAAAGCCCAAAAAACTACCTGGTACGGTTAAATGATGTCAAATGCAATCATGCAAATAGTTTGcttataatttcataagtaTGTAGGCATCTTTCTTATCTTGTTGAtgctttgtttttatttgacgAAATGTTACGTTATGCTAGTTGGCTTGTTTCCTTACTGCTTTACACTTCTAGTTTAGTTGGAAGATCCAAGAGCATCAAAGTGTTTACTACTGCTTATCTCAGATTCAAGccctttttttcattctaaGTTTATTGGGATGCTTGAGTCAAGTCAACTAGGATGCTAATAacattgtgtttttttttgtgtgtatatTTTCACTGCTGGaattctcattaaaaatgttttttcaCATCTTTGGGAAAACACAAGGGGTTATATGTTTTTTTccctattattttatagtgtAATATTGTTGTTTGTTCATTGTGATATTCTGTTTcttatgaattctattttGATGGAAGAACCCGTTCTGAAAATTTAATGGTTGTTAGATTTCAATATAcatttcttatatatattgaatgtactttattttctctgtAGTTCCCTTTGTTAGTATTATCTGTATCTCTTTGTACTTCTTACGTTGTCAGTTGTCTTTATATATCAGTTTGATCTGTTTCACTTTCACATGAGCACCTTGTAGATTTGCCATATATGTTACAGTAAATCCTCATATATTAATCCTTACAGGGGAGGTAATATCAGAAGAGTACTCTTTGGAGTACGGAACTGACAAGATAGAGATGCATGTTGGAGCTGTGCAAGCTGGGGAACGTGCAGTTATAGTAGATGATCTTATTGCTACTGGCGGTACCTTAAATGCAGCAATACGTCTGCTTGGTATGATTCATTATGTCTTTGTGCATGTGCATGTGCGTTTCTGTTTTCCTTTTGTTAGAGATTTGAAGTTAGCCATTGTAACTAGGCTTTGACGATGCATTAGTAAAACTGATATTTCATAGTAATGCTAAAGTGCAGCATACTTTGTTGAGATACAATGCATGATGGTTCTCAGCTTGTAAAATATTCTATGTTTCAGTTTAGCTTGCCACGCGTGTACATGTCAAGTAACTTGTTTgttaaaattgtgattaacACTTAAGTTTTGCTTGAATTTGCTTTCCTGGAGGCAACAGTGTTTACcaattttggggaaaatgtTGTTAATTACTACCAGTTGACTAGTGTTATTGGATACATGAAATTACTAAGCAGTTGCTAATCCTATTGCAGAACGTGTTGGGGTCACCGTGGTTGAGTGCGCTTGTGTTATTGAATTGGCTGAACTGAAGGTATATGTAATTCCTCTCCAAGTTAAGGTGGCCTGtatttttattccttttgCATTGTTAAAGTGTTTGCTAATTGAATAGATGTGTACTTGTTCTATCTTCAATATACGTCTACTCATGATACAAACAAAGCTCCTGCTCTGTAGTCTTTACTGGTAGCTTGTATACTAAGCCATTTTAATCACTACTTGATCATTTGTTCATGTTCGGATGATTCTTCTGCGAATTCAGACTACCTTACACACTCAACATAACTAGCCCTCGCCTTGCAACTGTTTCCAGCTACCAAATATCCCTGAAAAACAGAGAGGCACACTAAGCTTAGGCAAATTCATGAAGTAAGATAGACACATTTTTAGAGTTTTGACTCTGAGTAGTGAGTACTACCACTGTACGATCATCTATCTCGAccaatatgataaaaataaggaTAGTCAGTTGGGCCTTACGATTATGCATACCTAGCAATAAGGTGAGGAACAGAAGGATAGTGGCCGATGGCTTGGTTTATATATGAGGTGGTTGGTTTTGTTGGCTTTGGTTGGTTTATCCGTGCTAAGGAGGGTATAAAAGGTGCATCCGGTAGGGAATGGAATTAGAACCTCAAGTCCCATAGACTAGAGTACATGAGATGACAAAAAATCGAACCAAACTGTGTAATTAGGCTCGATTCTGAACTAGAGAATGCCATTTTACttgcttttaaattttttttttcttatttgactcgtgtttgtttgtttgtgttcATCTTAGGGTCGGGAGAAATTAGGCGACAAATCACTGTTTGTTCTCGTGAGCGAGACATGAGGAATGAAAGAATGCTGCCCTTGCTTCACAAATAATTATTGCTTTTCCTTCAAGAATTGCTAGGTTCGTGCCTAATCCCTTTGTACCTGTATTCTATGTTCACTtgaattacttttatttgggTTAATCATGTCTAAACACCCTTCACTCAAGaaaccaaaatttatttgcaacattttaatttacttattgTTCGACATATTCAATCGATGTGGTTATTTTAGGaattatatttgcataaaatatGCAACAAACCATCTCTCGAATGTAATGAATTTGTCACAACCGTGTTGATGGTCATGTTTGGGTCACCACTTTTCGTTCTCAAACGTTCTCGTTGGGCACGACTAGCTTCTTTCCTAGATCACCACTCTAGTTGTCATGTTCAGTGAAAATATAATGTTATAAATCAAATACGAGAATTCATCCTAAAAGACTAGcatattagaaaaaataacttATTTGATCTATAAACCGATAGAGTATTATAAAACAAGTTTCTCCCACCAAAGTCTTTTAACATTTACCAACAAATTCTTAAACACCAATTCACTTCTAAGATACAAAATATGCTTAAACCtttgacataaattaaaaccaaGCTCATAACTCAATTTGGTCGAgctttaattttctatttaaactcaaattttaaatcttaaacTTCATAAATATGACAGTAATGATTGTACTGTCGGTCTTCTGTCCGTAAGTTGTGCTTAACCAAAACCCAGAAATATTATCCTCGTGATTAACCttaatttaactaaataattatgcATAAAGTAATGAATTAGCAATTTAGTATCATTATCTCTTCAGCCTTTGACCTTTTAATGCATTAATAATACATGATTAGTTGTTATTTTGGTCTATACAAGTCAGCCAACAGCACAaaggaaatatattttatatcatcTAGCAAcatacttatatatttttaaatgaaggCACTTTTATGAcccctttttttcatttggcCTTTTCGGTGTTATATAAAGTACAAATAATCAGCATAGTTCATGCCTTTTTCCTTTGTCAATGGTTACGTTCGAGAATAAATTTGGAGGCATTgaactattaattaaatcatacggagtaataaatgaataaaaagaagggaaaattcatcaaaagaATTACTACggttgataaaataaaataaatattatatccAAACTAATTTTATTCCTAAAAAGGTCATCATAGAGAAAACATTAATCTATACATAAAAGCATTatttcatttgaaaataaatctaaaCCATTCATCATTCAAGGCTTGAcggaataattttttaagtacagttaattttactataaatgcaATGATTTTACATATGTAATTTTCACGATAATTCCACTATATATGTGGATGTTTGAGATTTTATATTAGGggatataatattaaaattcatatgaCCACtgaaaattacattttattgcTCTTAAGTGCTAATAGAAGTCATTGGAGAGAACAATTATTGACTAAAACTGATCATCATGTTTAGTTTACGTCATAACCAACTCTTCTAATTATGGCTTAAGCTGCATTAATTAATACGATGTCTTACTCGGAGAAGTGGACTTACTATCATTATACATATAAGT harbors:
- the LOC125224274 gene encoding adenine phosphoribosyltransferase 1, chloroplastic-like, with protein sequence MATSTADVPDQRIARIASSIRVIPDFPKPGIMFQDITTLLLDPKAFKDTIDLFVERYRDKNINVIAGIEARGFIFGPPIALAIGAKFVPMRKPKKLPGEVISEEYSLEYGTDKIEMHVGAVQAGERAVIVDDLIATGGTLNAAIRLLERVGVTVVECACVIELAELKGREKLGDKSLFVLVSET
- the LOC125224272 gene encoding zinc finger protein ZAT10-like, with translation MALEALSSPTGVTALSKSAFDFDSASTLPWSKGKRSKRPRTEEEYLALCLVMLARGGPTSTSAKAPGADPSKLVHKCSVCDKAFGSYQALGGHKASHRKLSTDHAAAAAGTAAAASGGGRMHECSICHKSFPTGQALGGHKRRHYDGGSSGVTTTSDGAGSTGSVRNFDLNLPAKPEFWVDDEVESPHPLKKSRLGNFLNI